The following coding sequences lie in one Trichoderma breve strain T069 chromosome 1, whole genome shotgun sequence genomic window:
- a CDS encoding fungal zn(2)-Cys(6) binuclear cluster domain-containing protein, whose protein sequence is MEIQFTLPINPGKSNRSAEKRHVKCDETRPACLNCMKWRGYCDSYADNSSSSSSSSSQLQARAQSSKGKLIHSKKAPLLIIEPSVNTIRFANSDQHDYFVEWSHLSVTFLGGFIDQTRLWTATMPQVTLEENTLRYGAMAVGALRKAYQVQGSELGLDNNNRHYLNAIVYYCEALRMQSEMKPTREGLRTALLSSLLFICFETQRGNVPAALKHITHGFTMLNELANCTDKAPDLVSIAPAPPALVQDILDCYKPLELQSRSFMGSYRKFFFPPKPPQQSSSPSPSDPSSSPSASTSSLPPQNPQQQNQKRLEYSNTAQPAGHSPSNQPQTPPMSSPSPHSPQAHTTGLPSPQSQSDPSSPQPPPAPRRPPGIIPFTKHSPYFRPKLTRIVSLDDMPRTFTSWDEMRDYWGLVQRQMVRHVPMLTRVTSELALHKTTDPAELERKFGSLKTNVTLSKFIAESRYWLQRWTEAYQPMYQSVLRNAANDRQLYLQAMSIRIEYLILYIYTTVPRYSSLITVKGLTPQYREITTLAEELLQARPNCGFAMDAGWTWPLFVVAFGCRDRSVREEAIRILGQYPIRNALRDSRVFRAIAIKNNETEITNGIDGDENEQWMRLRRRELVFEDFGSSIIFRFVQKDPVTGKWELVEEASDFLVGPDGRLPWRRQPISESESILSGVC, encoded by the exons ATGGAGATACAATTCACTCTGCCAATCAACCCCGGCAAAAGCAATCGTTCTGCCGA aaAACGCCATGTTAAATGCGACGAGACTCGACCAGCATGCCTCAACTGCATGAAGTGGCGCGGCTACTGTGACTCCTATGCAGATaactcctcctcttcttcctcttcctcctcccaacTTCAAGCTCGTGCCCAGTCGTCCAAAGGCAAACTCATCCATTCCAAAAAGGCACCTCTACTCATCATCGAACCCTCCGTCAACACTATTCGCTTCGCCAATAGCGACCAGCACGATTATTTTGTCGAATGGTCCCACCTATCGGTTACCTTCCTGGGCGGATTCATCGACCAGACTCGTCTTTGGACTGCCACGATGCCCCAAGTCACTCTGGAAGAAAACACTTTGCGGTACGGAGCCATGGCTGTGGGCGCCTTGCGAAAGGCATACCAAGTCCAAGGCTCAGAGCTGGGACTCGACAACAATAATCGACACTACCTGAACGCCATTGTCTACTACTGCGAAGCCCTCCGAATGCAGTCGGAGATGAAGCCTACAAGGGAGGGCCTGAGAACTGCTCTGCTTTCCTCTCTCCTATTCATCTGCTTCGAAACTCAGCGAGGAAATGTCCCAGCCGCCCTGAAACACATTACCCACGGCTTTACGATGCTTAATGAGCTTGCTAATTGTACTGACAAAGCACCTGATCTTGTTAGCATCGCTCCTGCGCCACCAGCCCTGGTCCAAGATATTCTAGACTGCTACAAACCCCTAGAGCTGCAGTCGCGATCCTTTATGGGGTCCTATAGGAAGTTCTTCTTCCCACCAAAACCCCCCCAacaatcttcatcaccgTCGCCGTCAGAtccctcatcttcgccatctGCCTCTACGTCATCGCTGCCACCGCAGAATCCGCAACAACAAAACCAAAAGAGACTTGAATATTCAAACACAGCCCAACCAGCAGGCCACAGCCCCTCAAATCAGCCTCAAACTCCCCCTATGTCGTCGCCTTCGCCTCATAGCCCCCAGGCCCATACGACAGGCCTACCGAGCCCTCAAAGTCAGAGcgatccttcttctccgcagccgcctcctgctcctcgaCGACCGCCAGGAATAATCCCGTTTACGAAGCACTCTCCATATTTTCGACCAAAGCTGACCCGAATTGTCTCCTTGGACGATATGCCGCGTACCTTTACCTCGTGGGATGAAATGCGTGACTATTGGGGGCTTGTCCAGAGGCAAATGGTTCGCCATGTCCCTATGCTAACCAGAGTGACATCGGAGCTTGCTCTTCACAAGACAACCGACCCTGCCGAGTTGGAGAGGAAGTTCGGAAGCCTCAAGACGAACGTAACGCTGTCGAAATTCATTGCAGAGTCCCGATACTGGCTTCAGCGCTGGACCGAGGCATACCAGCCCATGTATCAGTCCGTACTTCGCAATGCTGCAAACGATCGGCAGCTTTACCTACAGGCCATGAGCATTCGAATCGAGTATCTAattctttatatttataccACCGTCCCTCGGTACTCCAGCCTTATAACCGTCAAGGGCTTAACACCACAATACCGCGAAATTACGACCCTCGCCGAGGAACTGCTACAAGCTCGACCTAACTGCGGTTTTGCTATGGACGCAGGATGGACATGGCCCCTATTCGTCGTCGCCTTTGGCTGCCGAGATCGCTCCGTCAGGGAAGAGGCAATTCGAATCCTTGGCCAATACCCCATTCGCAACGCCCTGCGCGACAGCAGAGTCTTTAGGGCTATtgccatcaagaacaacGAGACCGAAATCACAAATGGCATAGATGGCGACGAGAATGAGCAATGGATGCGTCTCAGGAGGCGCGAGCTGGTCTTTGAAGATTTTGgctcctccatcatcttccgGTTTGTGCAAAAGGATCCTGTGACAGGGAAATGGgagctggtggaagaggcgAGCGACTTTTTGGTCGGGCCTGATGGTCGCCTTCCATGGAGGAGACAACCAATCTCTGAATCAGAGTCAATTCTTTCTGGCGTATGTTGA